In the genome of Acetomicrobium thermoterrenum DSM 13490, one region contains:
- the eutJ gene encoding ethanolamine utilization protein EutJ: protein MTYGNQSVLHGDLIDENVLGKLASIDQALDCSEPLADWEELYLGFDLGTTNMKLVALNERGQPVTAALYDSRSSIRDGVIVDYIAAIDGMEHCLMTLRERLGVDEFPGVGASAYPPGISRRTAEVCANVVEALGFSCLGLYEEPVVAAVALGLKRGAIIDIGGGTTGIAVISDDEVVYSADEPTGGTHVTLVIAGALGISFDEAERLKRDVNSHKKVFNIVRPVFEKMGLIAKDHLTKSGFLGRVPVVVVGGGANMQGASEVISKVLGVEATLAPYPLVVTPSGIAECLWRRCHGGYCK from the coding sequence ATGACTTACGGAAATCAAAGCGTCTTGCATGGTGATTTAATCGACGAAAATGTCCTAGGTAAGCTTGCATCTATCGATCAAGCCTTAGACTGCAGCGAGCCTTTGGCAGATTGGGAGGAGCTTTATCTCGGCTTCGATCTGGGCACCACTAACATGAAGCTTGTCGCATTGAATGAGCGGGGTCAGCCTGTTACCGCTGCTTTATACGACTCCCGTTCTTCCATACGCGATGGCGTAATAGTGGATTATATCGCCGCCATCGATGGCATGGAACATTGCCTGATGACATTGAGAGAGCGTTTGGGAGTCGATGAATTTCCCGGAGTGGGCGCATCGGCCTACCCGCCGGGGATTTCCAGAAGGACTGCCGAAGTGTGTGCTAATGTGGTAGAGGCCTTGGGATTTTCATGCCTCGGCCTCTACGAAGAACCCGTGGTTGCGGCGGTGGCTTTGGGTTTAAAAAGGGGAGCAATAATAGATATAGGCGGAGGCACGACGGGCATAGCTGTGATTTCAGATGATGAAGTGGTGTATTCTGCTGACGAGCCAACAGGGGGTACCCATGTAACGTTAGTTATTGCCGGCGCTTTGGGCATATCCTTCGATGAAGCCGAAAGATTAAAACGTGACGTAAATTCCCACAAAAAAGTCTTTAATATAGTTCGTCCCGTATTTGAAAAGATGGGTTTGATTGCAAAGGACCATCTTACCAAAAGCGGCTTTCTCGGGAGAGTGCCGGTCGTAGTCGTTGGCGGTGGAGCAAATATGCAAGGTGCCTCGGAAGTTATATCTAAGGTATTAGGAGTTGAGGCTACCTTGGCTCCATATCCATTGGTTGTGACCCCTAGCGGAATTGCTGAATGCCTGTGGAGGCGATGTCATGGGGGATATTGTAAGTAA
- a CDS encoding aldehyde dehydrogenase family protein yields the protein MESVRVDDLVKKIVEKVTKELAQEAKGRTSVGEIVGAAVEAQRAWQWDYNLDARTKILSAIKSKLLPHAEELAKLARDDTDMGRLDDKILKKKLAITKTPGPEYFTTKAISGDNGLILEELAPFGVIASITPSTNPVATVINNTICMLSGGNGVVFSPHPGALRCTLRTVELIRDILAEEGAPVEVVSVLSDASLDSLKELMFHPDIKLISATGGPGVVKAALSSGKPAIGAGPGNPPVLVDETAHLEKAAKDIIAGASFDNNLPCIAEKELIAVNCIADELKDLMCHNGAYELKDRSKIDALVDLVLTKDHKIKKDMVGKNASVYLEKLGITPPPNVRLILVECDERHPFVQEELMMPILAMVRVADFKEGLAMAKRVEHGFKHSAIIHSTNIDNMSDMAKVMETSMFVKNAPSFASIGVGGDCPTAFTIGTTTGDGPTTPLSFCRLRRCVLHGAFRIV from the coding sequence ATGGAATCAGTTCGGGTAGATGATCTTGTTAAAAAAATTGTCGAGAAGGTAACGAAGGAACTGGCTCAGGAGGCCAAAGGTCGAACTTCTGTTGGGGAAATCGTAGGAGCTGCCGTCGAAGCCCAAAGGGCATGGCAATGGGATTACAACCTCGATGCTCGAACTAAAATCCTATCGGCGATCAAGTCGAAGCTCCTGCCCCACGCTGAAGAGCTGGCCAAGCTTGCGCGAGACGATACGGATATGGGCCGTTTAGATGATAAGATATTAAAGAAAAAACTTGCAATTACCAAAACGCCAGGACCCGAATACTTCACTACCAAGGCAATATCAGGAGACAACGGCCTTATACTGGAGGAGTTGGCTCCCTTCGGAGTCATTGCCTCGATAACGCCCTCCACCAATCCGGTCGCTACCGTAATAAACAATACTATCTGCATGTTGTCGGGAGGCAACGGGGTAGTATTCTCACCCCACCCAGGTGCATTGCGTTGTACCTTAAGAACCGTAGAGCTGATCAGAGACATTTTGGCCGAGGAAGGGGCGCCAGTCGAGGTGGTGTCGGTATTGAGCGATGCGTCGCTGGATAGCTTAAAGGAGTTAATGTTCCATCCGGACATTAAGCTGATATCGGCCACAGGAGGCCCCGGAGTGGTAAAGGCAGCCCTTTCTTCAGGCAAGCCTGCCATAGGAGCAGGCCCAGGTAACCCTCCGGTCCTGGTCGACGAGACGGCGCATCTCGAAAAAGCTGCTAAAGACATAATCGCCGGTGCTTCCTTCGACAACAACCTTCCATGCATCGCGGAAAAGGAACTGATAGCCGTCAATTGTATCGCCGACGAGCTGAAAGATCTAATGTGCCATAACGGGGCGTACGAATTAAAGGATCGATCGAAGATAGACGCTTTGGTCGACCTGGTGTTGACAAAGGATCACAAGATAAAAAAGGATATGGTTGGCAAAAATGCCTCAGTATACTTGGAAAAGTTGGGCATTACCCCTCCTCCCAATGTGCGGCTTATATTAGTCGAATGTGACGAAAGACATCCCTTCGTCCAGGAAGAGCTCATGATGCCAATACTTGCCATGGTAAGGGTTGCCGATTTCAAAGAGGGACTGGCCATGGCAAAGCGCGTAGAACACGGCTTCAAGCATTCTGCCATAATCCACAGCACCAACATAGACAACATGAGCGACATGGCAAAGGTAATGGAGACGTCGATGTTCGTCAAAAATGCACCCTCATTTGCATCTATAGGCGTTGGAGGCGATTGCCCCACGGCATTTACTATAGGAACGACCACCGGAGATGGCCCGACTACGCCGCTGTCCTTCTGCAGGCTGCGCCGTTGCGTCCTTCACGGAGCGTTTCGCATAGTTTAG
- a CDS encoding cob(I)yrinic acid a,c-diamide adenosyltransferase has product MVRIYTKRGDLGETSLYDGTKVRKDDPRIILNGTLDEVTCALGIARSKAPSKVSNWIAELQAELIEVMAYIARGKADKGKVSSTELERRIDHLISEYPFYNKFVLPGDDETSAALHLARAFARRAERVGLKSLESNLIGEETYRYLNRLSDYIYALAVSAYWESAIRKITKLVVTKMNKGISGLDAQRARELINEGRRKAQEIGVPMAMAVCDSYGFLIAFERMEGVLQVSLGLAPKKASTAIKLKMSTEALSRLVQPGKDLYGLQNDPELVVFGGGLLLKDGAEIVGAVGVSGGSVEQDVSVAEAMVRAWER; this is encoded by the coding sequence ATGGTGAGAATATATACCAAAAGGGGCGACTTGGGAGAAACGTCTCTCTACGATGGTACCAAGGTCAGAAAAGACGATCCAAGGATCATCTTAAACGGCACCTTGGATGAAGTGACCTGTGCTTTGGGAATCGCTAGATCAAAGGCACCTTCTAAGGTTTCGAATTGGATTGCAGAACTTCAGGCTGAATTGATAGAGGTCATGGCTTACATTGCTCGCGGGAAGGCCGATAAAGGAAAGGTGTCGTCAACCGAACTGGAAAGACGTATCGATCATCTTATCAGTGAATACCCTTTTTATAATAAATTCGTTCTTCCCGGAGACGATGAAACAAGCGCAGCTCTTCACCTTGCGAGGGCCTTTGCAAGAAGGGCCGAAAGAGTGGGCCTTAAGTCCCTTGAGTCCAATTTAATCGGCGAAGAGACCTATAGATATCTGAATAGGCTTTCCGATTATATATATGCCCTGGCTGTTTCGGCTTACTGGGAGAGCGCTATAAGAAAAATTACAAAATTGGTGGTGACCAAAATGAACAAAGGCATAAGTGGCCTTGATGCACAGAGGGCGCGCGAACTGATAAATGAGGGGCGCAGAAAGGCACAAGAGATAGGAGTTCCGATGGCCATGGCAGTTTGTGATTCTTACGGTTTTTTGATCGCTTTCGAGAGAATGGAGGGCGTTCTTCAAGTCAGTCTGGGTCTTGCGCCCAAAAAAGCCTCTACCGCCATAAAGCTGAAGATGTCCACTGAGGCATTGTCTCGCTTAGTGCAACCGGGCAAGGATCTTTACGGTCTTCAAAATGACCCCGAGCTGGTGGTATTCGGTGGGGGTCTGCTGCTGAAGGATGGTGCGGAGATTGTAGGTGCAGTTGGAGTAAGCGGAGGATCTGTTGAGCAAGATGTAAGCGTTGCCGAAGCCATGGTCAGAGCGTGGGAGCGTTAG
- a CDS encoding EutN/CcmL family microcompartment protein, protein MKLGKVIGQIVSTRKDERLVGHKLLLVQFLEPTKDGKLAIARSDGRVEVSVDLVGAGVGETVLLCSGSSARNATGVINAPIDYAIVGIIDTVDVFYDE, encoded by the coding sequence GTGAAGCTGGGCAAGGTGATAGGTCAAATTGTTTCGACCCGTAAAGATGAAAGGCTTGTAGGCCATAAATTGCTGCTTGTTCAATTTCTGGAACCGACAAAGGATGGAAAACTTGCGATTGCCCGTAGCGACGGTCGCGTCGAAGTTTCCGTTGATCTTGTGGGCGCAGGTGTGGGAGAGACGGTCCTTCTCTGTTCGGGCAGCTCGGCCAGAAACGCTACCGGAGTAATAAATGCTCCAATTGACTACGCCATCGTGGGAATTATCGATACCGTTGACGTGTTTTACGACGAATAG
- a CDS encoding diol dehydratase reactivase subunit alpha: MPIIAGVDIGNATTEVALARVEDGSVDFISSSTAYTTGIKGTLQNVTGVRRALSLALEQAGWPHEDFKRIDIIRLNKAAPVIGDVAMETITETIITESTMIGHNPSTPGGVGIGVGRTISIYDLEKTKPEDPVVVVIPESVSFEEAANMINLALSRGIAVNGVICQSDDGVLIANRINKTIPIVDEVKAIDRVPLGMQCCVEVAPPGRSVELLSNPYGIATIFGLSSDETRQIVPVAKALIGNRSAVVIRTPLGEVKERRIPAGELYILGPTGKRSINIDEGAKAIMEIVDANWPITDIFGQPGTNVGGMMERVRKTMSELTGLPLGEIHIKDLLAVDTMVPQRVVGGLAEEFAMETGVALAVMVEAQELPMQKLASAIESDMGVKVEIGGVEAEMAVLGALTTPGTDAPLAVLDLGAGSTDASLLRSNSQVELIHLAGAGNMVNTIISSELGIDDMELVENIKEHPLCKVESVFHVRLEDGTVRFFEKPLAPELFGRVALMIKEDFLSPILLDTSIEKIRDVRRKAKKEVFVTNALRALKRVAPAQNIRLIDFVVLVGGSALDFEIPSMITEELAKYSVVAGRGNIRGSLGPRNAVATGLVLSSAGRKAL; this comes from the coding sequence GTGCCTATTATTGCTGGCGTTGACATAGGAAATGCTACTACTGAAGTGGCCCTTGCGCGAGTGGAAGATGGCTCGGTGGACTTTATCTCTTCCTCTACTGCCTATACTACGGGAATAAAGGGAACATTGCAGAACGTAACCGGCGTTCGCCGAGCTCTGTCTCTTGCTTTGGAGCAAGCGGGATGGCCACATGAAGATTTCAAAAGGATCGACATAATTCGATTGAACAAGGCAGCTCCTGTGATCGGAGACGTTGCAATGGAGACTATTACCGAAACGATCATTACCGAGTCAACGATGATTGGTCATAATCCATCGACGCCGGGCGGAGTTGGGATTGGCGTTGGAAGGACGATATCGATTTACGATCTCGAAAAGACGAAGCCTGAAGATCCTGTGGTAGTTGTCATTCCAGAAAGCGTTAGTTTTGAAGAGGCTGCAAACATGATCAATCTAGCCTTATCTCGTGGAATAGCCGTCAATGGGGTTATTTGCCAGTCAGACGACGGAGTGCTTATAGCAAACCGGATCAATAAAACTATTCCTATTGTCGACGAAGTCAAGGCAATCGATCGTGTTCCTTTGGGTATGCAGTGCTGTGTGGAGGTAGCTCCTCCGGGAAGATCTGTGGAACTTTTGTCCAATCCTTACGGTATTGCAACTATTTTTGGTTTGTCTTCCGATGAAACTCGTCAGATCGTTCCCGTTGCCAAGGCCCTAATAGGCAACAGGTCAGCCGTTGTGATACGGACACCCTTGGGCGAGGTGAAGGAAAGGCGTATTCCAGCCGGAGAGCTGTATATCCTAGGCCCAACGGGCAAGAGGAGCATCAACATTGACGAAGGCGCCAAGGCGATCATGGAAATTGTTGATGCTAATTGGCCCATTACTGATATTTTTGGCCAACCAGGCACCAACGTTGGGGGAATGATGGAGCGGGTTCGTAAGACCATGTCGGAATTGACGGGTTTGCCTCTGGGGGAGATACACATCAAAGATCTATTGGCAGTCGATACAATGGTTCCCCAGAGAGTCGTGGGAGGCTTGGCAGAGGAATTTGCAATGGAAACCGGAGTGGCTTTGGCCGTAATGGTAGAAGCCCAGGAGCTGCCAATGCAAAAATTGGCCTCTGCAATAGAGTCCGATATGGGCGTAAAAGTCGAAATCGGAGGGGTTGAGGCCGAAATGGCAGTTTTGGGAGCATTGACCACTCCCGGAACGGATGCTCCTCTGGCGGTCTTGGATTTGGGTGCTGGCAGCACCGATGCCTCACTGCTCCGCTCTAATAGTCAGGTAGAACTAATTCATCTGGCGGGCGCGGGTAACATGGTTAACACCATAATTTCCAGCGAATTGGGCATAGATGATATGGAGTTAGTCGAGAACATTAAAGAACATCCTCTATGCAAGGTCGAAAGCGTTTTCCACGTCCGCCTCGAGGATGGAACGGTGAGGTTTTTTGAAAAGCCTCTGGCTCCCGAGCTATTCGGTAGAGTTGCCTTGATGATAAAAGAGGACTTTTTAAGTCCGATTTTGTTGGATACATCTATCGAAAAGATCAGGGATGTAAGGAGGAAGGCAAAGAAAGAGGTCTTCGTGACAAATGCTTTAAGGGCTTTAAAGCGTGTCGCCCCGGCACAAAATATACGTCTCATAGATTTTGTGGTGCTCGTCGGAGGTTCTGCCCTGGATTTCGAAATTCCAAGCATGATCACGGAAGAATTGGCCAAGTATTCCGTCGTTGCCGGGAGAGGGAATATCAGGGGTAGTTTAGGGCCGCGCAATGCTGTGGCGACCGGTCTTGTTCTATCGAGCGCTGGGAGGAAGGCTTTATGA
- a CDS encoding diol dehydratase small subunit gives MLNEEMIAELVKEVLKGMSSSGGEGKAPTPKESTGQKGSLSVKDYPLGSKKPDTIKSPRGNAFSELTLDAVLQGKATFEDFRIAPEALLMQAEIAESAGRRQVASNLRRAAELTKVPDDRVLEIYNALRPHRSTKEELMAIADELENKYNATACATFVREAVSVYERRKLLRGDIPE, from the coding sequence ATGCTTAATGAAGAAATGATAGCTGAACTGGTAAAAGAGGTCTTAAAGGGTATGAGTTCTTCGGGAGGAGAAGGAAAGGCCCCCACTCCAAAAGAAAGCACGGGACAGAAAGGGAGCCTTTCCGTAAAGGATTATCCCTTAGGTTCCAAAAAGCCCGACACCATAAAGAGTCCAAGGGGCAATGCCTTTAGTGAACTCACCTTAGATGCTGTCTTGCAGGGCAAGGCTACCTTTGAGGACTTTCGAATTGCTCCGGAAGCCTTGTTGATGCAGGCGGAAATAGCAGAGTCGGCCGGAAGGCGTCAGGTGGCATCAAATTTAAGAAGAGCTGCCGAATTGACGAAAGTGCCCGATGATAGGGTGTTGGAGATCTATAACGCCCTAAGACCACATAGATCGACCAAGGAAGAACTCATGGCAATTGCCGATGAGCTTGAGAACAAATATAACGCAACGGCATGTGCCACCTTCGTTAGAGAAGCGGTCTCTGTTTACGAACGACGTAAACTTTTACGTGGCGATATACCGGAATAG
- a CDS encoding glycerol dehydratase reactivase beta/small subunit family protein yields the protein MTWCGRLGEMKEERPTILLLLDESSRSIAGEVGIGAEEEGVPLAWDVMEGDAKKLAWEAANRSRLRVGIGVTQEGCALTLANLDPGKPLIYHEDGGALRWLGQAAARLVKGLPLPPMPQLAKSTFNKGKARGQASEQEVAAVIAKVLRQMGLT from the coding sequence ATGACTTGGTGCGGTAGATTGGGCGAGATGAAAGAGGAACGACCCACGATTTTGCTGTTGCTTGACGAGTCCTCCAGGTCTATTGCCGGCGAGGTGGGTATCGGTGCCGAAGAAGAGGGGGTTCCTCTGGCATGGGATGTCATGGAGGGAGATGCCAAAAAGCTCGCATGGGAAGCAGCAAATCGATCCCGTTTGCGGGTCGGAATAGGCGTTACTCAAGAAGGGTGTGCCTTAACCTTAGCAAATCTCGATCCGGGGAAGCCATTGATTTATCACGAGGACGGAGGAGCGCTTCGTTGGTTGGGGCAGGCAGCAGCACGTTTGGTCAAAGGCCTTCCCCTGCCCCCAATGCCTCAATTAGCCAAGAGCACTTTCAATAAGGGTAAGGCCCGCGGACAAGCGAGCGAACAAGAGGTTGCTGCAGTAATCGCTAAAGTTTTGCGACAAATGGGTTTGACTTAG
- a CDS encoding BMC domain-containing protein codes for MQDIKLALGFIETIGLVAAVAAADAALKAANITLIGRENSQGGMMTVKIAGDVSAVKAALSAAKAASEGVNRVWSIDVIPRPGRGIGETLAYNKATLGSEEWLDSLLPSKKAEKSEPIVSDERETEDEADRTTPPKHDEELKAEATEVEEDFIKPEQDRRKRSSKTSSKKTQKRGSRNVNVNNKGGEAHDSGSPGNDRN; via the coding sequence GTGCAGGATATTAAGTTAGCCTTGGGGTTCATAGAGACAATAGGGTTGGTGGCTGCCGTAGCTGCTGCAGATGCTGCTTTAAAGGCCGCAAATATTACCCTGATAGGCCGAGAAAATTCTCAAGGCGGCATGATGACAGTAAAAATTGCAGGAGACGTAAGTGCAGTGAAAGCTGCCCTATCTGCTGCTAAAGCTGCCTCCGAAGGGGTCAATCGAGTATGGTCAATTGATGTTATCCCAAGGCCCGGACGAGGAATTGGCGAGACATTGGCTTATAACAAAGCGACCTTGGGGTCAGAGGAGTGGCTTGATTCGCTTCTTCCTAGCAAAAAGGCGGAAAAGAGCGAGCCAATCGTTTCAGATGAAAGAGAGACTGAGGACGAAGCAGATCGGACTACACCTCCGAAGCATGATGAAGAATTAAAAGCCGAAGCTACCGAAGTTGAAGAAGATTTTATAAAACCGGAGCAGGACAGAAGGAAGAGATCAAGCAAAACAAGTTCAAAGAAGACGCAGAAAAGGGGCAGTCGAAACGTAAATGTAAATAACAAGGGAGGGGAAGCTCATGACTCAGGAAGCCCTGGGAATGATCGAAACTAG
- a CDS encoding 4Fe-4S dicluster domain-containing protein: protein MTKDELTELVRNAGVVGAGGAGFPTHVKLQATDIDTYVINGAECEPLLYVDQTLMLNWASYLIAASQAISSAIGCKVVFGVKQKHGDCINALQVAGGDVCVLGDYYPAGDEVILLHECVGRIVPEGGLPLHVGAIVNNVETLYNIGRALEGKPVTHSFVQVGGAVSSPGVWSVPLGVEASRLVEAAGGPTIDEPVFVDGGPMMGQYHKDANFPVTKMTKAILVLPSNSAFARYENMPVSVMLRQARVACCQCNECTMVCSRYLIGYDLRPHKIMQAMAYESMRLPEIVQSAMLCSECNLCSGLYACPMHLSPRRVNQVIKGAMRQQGVKPQFEKKAIYPRAERPFRLVPTKRLMSRLGLDTYDVHLPFNGEFVAERVKIPLKQHTGAPSVPVVSLHDEVQEGDLIAKLPDNALGANVHASISGLVEEITSEYIAIRASSL from the coding sequence ATGACTAAGGATGAATTGACAGAGCTTGTAAGAAATGCAGGTGTTGTGGGAGCTGGAGGAGCGGGATTCCCCACACATGTGAAGCTTCAGGCTACAGATATAGATACCTACGTCATAAACGGCGCTGAATGCGAGCCGCTCCTTTACGTAGATCAGACCTTGATGTTAAATTGGGCCTCCTATTTGATAGCTGCATCTCAGGCTATATCGTCTGCCATTGGGTGTAAGGTCGTTTTTGGGGTAAAACAAAAACATGGCGACTGCATAAACGCCTTGCAGGTTGCAGGAGGCGATGTATGCGTTTTAGGCGATTACTACCCGGCCGGAGATGAGGTTATCCTGCTTCACGAGTGCGTTGGCCGTATTGTCCCTGAGGGTGGTTTGCCCCTCCATGTGGGTGCCATCGTAAACAACGTAGAGACGCTTTACAATATAGGTCGGGCTTTAGAGGGAAAACCCGTAACTCATAGCTTCGTTCAGGTCGGAGGAGCGGTCAGTTCGCCAGGTGTATGGAGCGTCCCCCTTGGAGTGGAGGCCTCAAGGTTGGTCGAGGCTGCCGGGGGTCCGACCATTGATGAGCCCGTGTTTGTGGACGGTGGCCCAATGATGGGGCAATATCACAAAGATGCAAATTTCCCCGTCACCAAGATGACAAAGGCCATATTGGTACTGCCATCAAACTCCGCCTTTGCAAGATACGAGAACATGCCGGTCAGCGTAATGCTTAGGCAGGCTCGTGTGGCCTGTTGCCAATGTAACGAGTGTACCATGGTTTGTTCTCGCTATCTTATAGGCTACGACCTTCGTCCCCATAAGATTATGCAGGCCATGGCTTATGAATCCATGAGATTGCCTGAAATAGTCCAGTCGGCCATGCTTTGTTCGGAATGCAATTTGTGCAGCGGCCTTTATGCATGTCCCATGCACCTTTCCCCAAGGCGGGTAAATCAGGTGATAAAGGGAGCCATGAGGCAACAGGGGGTAAAGCCACAGTTCGAGAAAAAGGCGATATATCCTAGAGCAGAAAGGCCCTTCAGGTTGGTCCCGACCAAGAGATTGATGTCGCGTCTGGGTTTGGACACATACGACGTACATCTTCCCTTTAACGGCGAGTTTGTGGCTGAAAGGGTGAAGATACCTCTTAAACAACATACCGGTGCACCCTCTGTTCCCGTCGTGTCGTTGCATGATGAGGTTCAGGAGGGAGATTTGATAGCCAAGCTGCCGGATAATGCCTTGGGAGCTAACGTCCATGCCTCTATCAGCGGCTTGGTCGAGGAGATAACTTCGGAATATATTGCAATTAGGGCTTCAAGCCTGTAG
- a CDS encoding PduL/EutD family phosphate acyltransferase: MDEALVREVVRRLLDRLDSDPTQVVAGVSNRHIHLTEVDVKILFGEDYMLTKVRDLRQPGQYACKETVTLATAGGVLENVRILGPTRKNTQVEMAPSDARKLHIDIPLVKSGSSQPCPPLVVIGPNGHIVLKKGVGMAWRHMHLSPSEAETLGLKDGLEVDVEVGGDRGLIFKRVWVRVGPNMVSEFHVDIDEANACGLKTGDYVRVLV; this comes from the coding sequence ATGGATGAGGCTCTGGTGAGGGAGGTTGTCCGTAGATTATTGGACAGGCTTGACTCGGATCCGACGCAGGTTGTAGCCGGAGTTAGCAATCGTCATATTCATCTTACGGAAGTGGATGTCAAGATTTTGTTTGGTGAAGATTATATGTTGACCAAAGTCCGCGATCTTCGTCAGCCGGGGCAATATGCATGTAAGGAGACGGTTACTTTGGCCACAGCGGGCGGGGTATTGGAAAACGTCCGCATTTTGGGGCCTACCAGGAAAAACACGCAGGTTGAGATGGCGCCTTCGGATGCTAGAAAGTTGCATATCGACATACCTCTGGTTAAGAGCGGGTCATCTCAACCCTGCCCTCCCCTTGTCGTAATCGGACCAAATGGGCACATAGTTTTAAAGAAAGGCGTAGGCATGGCTTGGCGTCATATGCACCTTTCTCCCTCAGAAGCAGAAACCCTTGGCCTAAAAGACGGCCTGGAGGTAGACGTGGAGGTGGGGGGAGATCGGGGGCTCATTTTCAAAAGGGTGTGGGTTAGAGTAGGTCCAAATATGGTGAGCGAGTTTCATGTGGACATAGATGAGGCAAATGCCTGTGGCTTGAAAACAGGCGATTACGTGAGGGTTTTGGTATGA
- a CDS encoding BMC domain-containing protein, whose product MTQEALGMIETRGLIGAIEAADAMVKAANVHLAGQRFSGAGLVTVMVRGDVGAVKAAVDAGVAAASRVGEVVSSHVIPRPHTDTEGILPHEEAPKTEPVDVQRD is encoded by the coding sequence ATGACTCAGGAAGCCCTGGGAATGATCGAAACTAGAGGGCTTATCGGTGCTATAGAGGCAGCGGATGCCATGGTAAAAGCTGCAAATGTCCATTTGGCGGGACAGAGGTTTTCAGGAGCTGGCTTGGTGACCGTCATGGTGAGAGGTGATGTTGGAGCGGTAAAAGCAGCTGTCGATGCAGGAGTGGCCGCTGCATCGAGAGTAGGAGAAGTCGTGTCGTCCCATGTCATCCCAAGACCGCATACAGATACCGAGGGCATATTACCCCATGAAGAGGCTCCCAAGACCGAGCCTGTTGATGTGCAAAGGGATTAG
- a CDS encoding propanediol/glycerol family dehydratase medium subunit produces the protein MQVNEELIKKVIAEVLQEVMGEQGKMSSPTATLPQRGGKMTLVEVGVAKKGTDPKEVVVAIPPAFGTVFTETIVGVPHSEVLRQVFAGIEEEGLNTRLVRVYHTADVGFIAHQGAKLSGSGIGIGILSRGTTVIHQRDLNPLNNLELFPQAPLLDAEVFRAIGRNAAKYAKGEHPTPVPTRNDPMARPRYQGIAALLHNKEVRYLDRSKSPMELEVRFE, from the coding sequence ATGCAGGTCAACGAAGAATTGATTAAAAAGGTAATAGCGGAAGTTTTACAAGAAGTAATGGGAGAGCAGGGCAAGATGTCTTCCCCCACGGCCACTCTGCCTCAAAGGGGAGGGAAAATGACTTTAGTGGAGGTTGGTGTAGCTAAGAAGGGGACCGATCCAAAGGAAGTGGTAGTTGCCATCCCTCCGGCCTTTGGAACCGTGTTTACCGAAACGATAGTGGGAGTCCCTCATAGCGAGGTTTTGAGGCAGGTCTTTGCAGGTATTGAAGAAGAAGGTCTTAATACAAGACTTGTGCGCGTATATCACACTGCCGATGTGGGGTTCATAGCTCACCAGGGCGCTAAGTTGTCCGGTTCGGGCATAGGTATCGGTATATTGTCCAGGGGCACGACGGTCATACATCAACGGGATCTAAACCCACTGAACAATTTAGAACTTTTTCCCCAGGCACCACTTCTCGATGCCGAAGTTTTCAGGGCAATAGGCCGCAATGCGGCGAAATATGCTAAAGGAGAACACCCCACTCCGGTTCCGACAAGAAACGATCCCATGGCTCGTCCTCGTTATCAGGGTATTGCAGCACTATTACACAATAAAGAAGTGCGCTATTTAGACCGCTCCAAGTCACCGATGGAGCTTGAAGTTCGTTTCGAATAA